Proteins found in one Paenibacillus borealis genomic segment:
- a CDS encoding methyl-accepting chemotaxis protein: MGIRRGKAVLVVVLLLLVGVYSLWIDMYWMHKVIYLLLMAALGGLALDSYHGGVLKDRQLAESRGKVELLGNEIVVTSDRLHGALEEISRHTEGLQQTADYSHAYEVDLQTRSNEAKANIEGAFATMGGVSAVTQHIEEVTGKLGATMQATRSGMAEMVDSLKNTDEVMEELQEQSGDMLNKFTTLSGHLAMVEEINSLIVGIVNETSLLALNASIEAARAGEQGRGFAVVASRIRQLADQSRSSVDRSTEVLLDINNGVRQVLESVTKEQSAVEHGVNEVATVKRRLGDISDRIEEVGTAVTESVAAAARQSKLIDEVTGELSGAVSIVNETIAGVDLTLEQVTRQRTQIGQLNQISASLLTESQALQQSVNSIAGREVVEMSGYAERLQEMQLLLEDLSAKRELYSPDADSHSSVLTACIRKVPDVQAIWSNRTDGTFIFSEPAAGLMNAKRRDWWNGAMNEGQYVSQPYVSAITKRSCITLARAIKDGHGEIVGVVGIDLAV, from the coding sequence ATGGGTATTCGCCGGGGTAAGGCCGTTCTAGTCGTTGTTTTGCTGCTGCTTGTAGGTGTGTACAGTTTATGGATTGACATGTACTGGATGCATAAGGTTATTTATCTGCTGCTAATGGCAGCGCTCGGCGGACTTGCGCTGGACAGCTATCACGGCGGAGTGCTCAAGGACCGGCAGCTGGCCGAATCCCGGGGCAAGGTGGAGCTGCTGGGCAATGAGATTGTTGTCACCTCGGACCGGCTGCATGGGGCGCTGGAGGAAATCAGCCGCCATACGGAAGGGCTTCAGCAGACAGCAGATTACTCACATGCGTATGAAGTGGATTTGCAGACGCGCAGTAACGAGGCCAAGGCTAATATCGAGGGTGCTTTTGCTACCATGGGCGGAGTGTCGGCGGTGACACAGCATATAGAGGAAGTAACCGGAAAGCTGGGGGCAACCATGCAGGCGACCCGCTCAGGAATGGCCGAGATGGTGGATTCGCTGAAGAATACAGATGAGGTTATGGAGGAGCTTCAGGAGCAAAGCGGCGATATGCTGAATAAATTCACGACGCTTAGCGGGCATCTTGCCATGGTGGAGGAGATTAACTCGCTGATTGTCGGCATTGTCAACGAAACCTCACTGCTGGCACTCAACGCTTCTATTGAAGCTGCGCGGGCGGGTGAGCAAGGGCGGGGCTTCGCGGTAGTAGCTAGCCGTATCAGACAGCTCGCTGATCAAAGCCGGAGTTCCGTGGACCGGTCCACAGAGGTACTGCTCGATATCAATAACGGAGTACGGCAGGTGCTGGAGTCAGTTACGAAGGAGCAGTCGGCAGTAGAGCATGGCGTGAATGAAGTGGCCACCGTGAAGCGGCGACTCGGCGATATCTCGGACAGAATAGAAGAGGTGGGGACGGCGGTAACTGAATCGGTCGCTGCGGCTGCGCGGCAGAGCAAGCTGATTGATGAGGTGACAGGCGAACTCAGCGGTGCAGTGAGTATTGTCAACGAGACAATTGCAGGTGTAGACCTGACGCTGGAGCAGGTCACCCGTCAGCGGACACAGATCGGCCAGCTGAATCAGATCAGCGCCAGTCTGCTCACGGAATCGCAGGCTTTGCAGCAATCTGTGAACTCAATTGCAGGACGTGAGGTGGTTGAGATGAGCGGGTATGCGGAGCGCCTGCAGGAGATGCAGCTATTGCTGGAGGACCTCTCAGCTAAGCGGGAGCTATATTCTCCGGATGCAGACAGCCATAGCAGCGTTCTTACCGCCTGTATCCGTAAGGTGCCGGATGTGCAGGCGATCTGGTCCAACCGCACGGACGGCACATTCATCTTCTCCGAGCCTGCGGCAGGCCTCATGAATGCCAAACGCCGCGACTGGTGGAACGGGGCGATGAATGAGGGGCAGTACGTCTCGCAGCCGTATGTTTCGGCGATAACCAAACGTTCCTGCATTACGCTAGCCAGAGCGATTAAGGATGGACACGGAGAGATTGTGGGGGTCGTGGGGATAGATCTGGCGGTGTAG
- a CDS encoding EAL domain-containing protein, whose product MKRCKLLLLISIVLVLAHPAAARAERQDIKYQAELEYPPYKYIQNGYLTGFDIDLTSMIFEKQDYLILYSTGEWESTYKLLAEGAVDTTGLMAITEERKRDTLFSRPVLRSYISVYSRQELSEEVKLDTLKNYKIGVGRGQYSETVLQNKVGIPPSQYIEYATVPEAVEALRKGEIDLLFENQGVVDYLIVEQGLTGTIVRKMNNLYPQDVAYGISKLKPELVSYVNARLERLERSGAFEELYQQYFIVHSDYHQSMIRNRVISGIAIGAILLVFGAVLLRIYIRRLRRTIHSEQEFFEDVIEHTGMIVWAVHADKRSVRFNQYAEKMTGLSEKDVLGVSIDELPELEGGAAVLRDLLTKAVYLDYVTNVELKLPEHSPEAHCFSIRTTLIKGMDDQAEDIFVLVGLDIDERKQNELKLQLSYDELESTYEELAATEVELQDQFNRLGVSERRFRLASEGSGAYMWELDWNSGFYKLSDRWYEVMGYTEEEINSFEGGVLSIIHPDDQESARKARQEHLTGLTPIYETEYRMKTKDNVYVWFEVRGKAIVDPRDQIVLFLGSLIDISKRKQAEFNLNNSYQELEATYEQLTATQQELVGQYDMLLENQKNMHRLAYVDSLSNLPNRICLLETMENYFRRPGGRAALLFVDTDNFKYINDTLGHKSGDILIRKASERLQSVVREGDMLSRLGGDEFVVFLKDIESRVDVLNLAEDIMRSFRKSFLIGESNLYVSCSIGISFYPEDGETTEEILKNADVAMYRAKEEGKSTYVVYDKSMHTAFNERMNIEKHLRSAMNNNEFELHYQPQVQIETGLISGFEALIRWNSPVLGFVSPLSFIKIAEDSRLIIYIGEWVLREACKFMNSIHQLTGISYKISVNISIIQLLQDDFVEIVLDSLEESGLAPSSLELEITESIFMESFESTVSKLEFLKSRGIRIALDDFGTGYSSLSYLQQLPISTLKMDKIFIDSLADKAYSESFVQTIIILGHKMGLDVVAEGVEDASQLAFLKESNCDKVQGYLISRPVPQRKVIELLVPQKRYEVDHLN is encoded by the coding sequence ATGAAGCGGTGTAAACTCTTGCTTCTAATTAGCATTGTACTCGTGCTTGCACACCCCGCTGCCGCTCGCGCCGAAAGACAGGATATTAAGTACCAGGCAGAACTGGAATATCCTCCTTATAAGTACATACAGAACGGATATTTGACAGGTTTTGATATTGATTTGACGAGTATGATTTTTGAGAAACAGGATTATCTTATTCTGTACAGCACCGGGGAATGGGAGAGTACCTACAAGCTGCTGGCCGAGGGAGCGGTCGACACGACGGGTCTCATGGCCATAACCGAGGAGAGAAAGCGGGATACCTTGTTCTCCAGACCTGTGCTGAGGAGCTATATTTCCGTCTATTCCCGCCAGGAGCTTAGTGAAGAAGTGAAGCTGGACACGTTGAAAAATTATAAAATCGGTGTAGGCAGGGGACAGTATTCGGAAACTGTTCTGCAGAATAAGGTGGGGATCCCACCGTCACAATACATAGAATATGCAACCGTACCTGAAGCAGTGGAGGCTTTGCGCAAAGGTGAAATTGATTTGCTGTTCGAGAATCAGGGGGTTGTTGATTATCTGATTGTTGAGCAGGGGTTAACCGGGACTATTGTCCGTAAAATGAACAATCTCTATCCTCAGGATGTCGCTTATGGCATCAGCAAGTTAAAGCCGGAGCTGGTGTCTTATGTGAATGCAAGACTTGAACGGCTGGAACGCTCCGGGGCATTCGAAGAGCTCTACCAGCAATACTTCATCGTTCACTCGGATTATCATCAGTCAATGATCCGCAACAGAGTGATATCAGGAATTGCAATAGGTGCCATCCTGCTGGTTTTTGGCGCCGTTCTGCTCCGGATATATATAAGACGCCTGCGCCGGACGATCCACTCCGAACAGGAATTCTTCGAGGATGTTATCGAGCACACCGGGATGATCGTATGGGCGGTACACGCGGACAAGCGGAGTGTCCGCTTCAACCAATATGCCGAGAAAATGACCGGACTTTCAGAGAAAGATGTGCTTGGCGTGAGTATCGATGAGCTGCCTGAACTTGAAGGCGGGGCGGCAGTGCTCCGGGATCTCCTCACCAAAGCGGTCTATCTCGATTATGTGACTAATGTGGAGCTGAAGCTTCCGGAGCATTCCCCGGAAGCCCATTGTTTCTCCATCCGCACCACCCTGATCAAAGGGATGGACGATCAGGCGGAGGATATCTTCGTTCTGGTCGGACTTGATATCGATGAACGCAAACAAAATGAACTCAAGCTGCAGCTTAGTTACGATGAGCTGGAATCCACCTATGAGGAGCTGGCGGCAACTGAAGTTGAGCTGCAGGATCAGTTCAACAGGCTGGGTGTCAGTGAACGGCGGTTCCGTCTGGCTTCCGAAGGCTCAGGCGCATATATGTGGGAGCTCGACTGGAATAGCGGCTTCTACAAGCTCTCAGACCGCTGGTATGAAGTCATGGGCTATACCGAAGAAGAGATCAACTCCTTCGAAGGCGGGGTGCTCAGCATCATTCATCCGGATGATCAGGAGTCTGCGCGCAAAGCCAGACAGGAGCATCTTACCGGACTGACTCCGATCTACGAAACCGAGTACCGGATGAAGACCAAAGATAACGTCTATGTCTGGTTTGAGGTGAGGGGTAAGGCAATTGTGGACCCGAGAGACCAGATCGTGCTGTTCCTGGGTTCGTTGATCGACATCAGCAAGCGCAAACAGGCTGAGTTCAACCTGAACAACAGCTATCAGGAGCTTGAAGCTACATACGAGCAGCTTACGGCAACGCAGCAGGAGCTTGTAGGGCAATATGATATGCTGCTGGAGAATCAGAAGAACATGCACCGGCTGGCTTATGTGGATTCGCTCAGCAATCTGCCGAACCGTATCTGTCTGCTGGAGACGATGGAGAATTATTTCCGCCGGCCGGGAGGAAGAGCAGCGCTGCTGTTCGTTGACACAGACAACTTCAAGTATATTAATGATACGCTTGGACATAAATCCGGCGATATTCTAATCCGTAAGGCCAGTGAACGCCTGCAGTCGGTAGTCCGGGAAGGGGATATGCTCTCCCGGCTCGGCGGCGACGAATTTGTAGTGTTTCTCAAAGACATCGAGAGCCGCGTGGATGTACTGAATCTGGCCGAGGATATTATGCGCTCCTTCCGCAAGTCCTTCCTTATCGGTGAGAGCAACCTGTACGTCTCCTGCAGCATCGGTATCTCCTTCTATCCGGAGGACGGTGAAACGACAGAGGAAATTCTGAAGAACGCCGATGTGGCGATGTACCGGGCCAAAGAAGAAGGAAAAAGCACTTACGTGGTTTATGATAAATCGATGCATACCGCATTTAATGAGCGGATGAATATTGAGAAGCATCTGCGGAGCGCAATGAACAACAATGAATTTGAGCTGCATTATCAGCCGCAGGTGCAGATTGAGACAGGGCTGATCTCAGGATTCGAGGCTTTGATCCGCTGGAACAGTCCGGTACTCGGATTTGTCTCCCCGCTCTCCTTCATCAAGATTGCCGAGGATTCCAGACTAATTATTTATATCGGGGAATGGGTGCTGCGGGAAGCCTGCAAATTCATGAACAGCATCCACCAGCTTACCGGAATATCTTATAAAATATCCGTAAATATCTCCATAATTCAGCTGCTGCAGGATGATTTCGTGGAAATTGTGCTGGATAGTCTGGAAGAGAGCGGCCTTGCGCCAAGCAGTCTGGAGCTGGAAATTACGGAATCCATCTTCATGGAATCGTTCGAGAGCACCGTCAGCAAGCTGGAATTCCTTAAGTCGCGCGGCATCCGGATTGCCTTGGATGATTTCGGAACGGGTTATTCATCCTTAAGCTATCTTCAGCAGCTGCCAATCTCCACACTCAAAATGGACAAAATTTTCATTGATTCCCTCGCGGATAAAGCCTACAGTGAGTCTTTTGTCCAGACGATCATTATCCTGGGTCATAAGATGGGCCTGGATGTTGTAGCCGAGGGCGTGGAGGATGCCAGTCAGCTGGCTTTCCTCAAGGAATCGAATTGTGACAAGGTTCAGGGCTACCTGATCAGCCGGCCGGTTCCGCAGCGCAAAGTGATTGAACTGCTCGTGCCGCAGAAGCGTTATGAAGTAGATCATCTGAATTAG
- a CDS encoding sensor histidine kinase — MCLFVLTRLPRFKEIFAKGAYAPQELAIVTVIFSLFAIFGTYSGINVEGSLVNVRIIAIMAGGILFGPWVGLITGLISGVHRFLIDIGGVTSLPCLITSITAGVVSGIIYRRTSPERRWIAGIAAGMACEALTMALILIMADPYSLGVDIVSKIAFPMIIGQISVGLIVTLVQSVEGEKERIAAKQSKLALDIANKTLPYFRNINPESLRTICGIIQEDIGADAVAITDTRFILAYVGVGEEYYAEANEIISEETKQTLKSGEITIRDDDTEYMNRGIRSLIIIPLKEKGEVTGALKIYYTNAHKITYSLQAMAVGLSQIISTLMEVSRVEGIKEMANKAELKALQTSINPHFLFNALNAIISSIRIDPDKARELIVNLSGYMRYNLELTDESIDIRYELQQVQHYVEIEKARFGSRLTVLYDIDEVAVRIPSLIIQPLVENAIVHGILKEKGNGTVEISVKDHGDSVRVRIADTGAGISEETIAKVYSGSMEGNKIGLYNVHQRVKLIYGTGLTIHRLAKGTEIYFDVTKEQR; from the coding sequence ATGTGTCTGTTCGTATTGACCCGGCTGCCGCGCTTTAAAGAGATTTTTGCCAAGGGGGCTTATGCGCCTCAGGAGCTGGCTATCGTAACTGTCATCTTCAGCCTGTTCGCCATCTTCGGCACCTACAGCGGGATTAATGTGGAAGGGTCGCTCGTTAATGTGCGGATTATCGCCATTATGGCTGGCGGGATTCTCTTTGGCCCCTGGGTCGGACTGATTACCGGGCTTATATCGGGTGTACACCGTTTCCTGATTGACATCGGCGGGGTCACCTCGCTTCCGTGTCTAATTACAAGCATCACAGCAGGGGTTGTATCAGGGATCATCTACCGGCGCACCTCACCTGAACGACGCTGGATCGCCGGTATCGCAGCGGGAATGGCCTGTGAGGCGCTGACGATGGCGCTGATTCTGATTATGGCGGACCCTTATTCGCTGGGTGTGGATATCGTATCGAAGATTGCTTTTCCGATGATTATCGGTCAGATCAGTGTCGGGCTGATTGTTACGCTTGTGCAGAGTGTCGAAGGGGAGAAGGAACGGATTGCGGCTAAGCAGTCCAAGCTTGCGCTGGATATTGCCAACAAGACACTTCCGTATTTCCGCAACATTAATCCAGAGTCGCTGCGTACCATCTGCGGGATTATCCAGGAGGATATCGGAGCGGATGCGGTGGCGATTACCGATACACGTTTCATTCTGGCCTATGTCGGTGTCGGTGAAGAGTATTATGCCGAGGCCAATGAGATTATCAGTGAAGAGACCAAGCAGACGCTGAAGAGCGGCGAGATCACCATCCGCGATGACGATACCGAGTACATGAACCGGGGCATCCGCTCGCTGATCATTATTCCGCTGAAGGAGAAGGGTGAAGTGACGGGAGCACTCAAGATTTACTACACCAATGCGCATAAAATCACCTATTCCCTGCAGGCAATGGCAGTCGGGCTGTCACAGATCATCTCTACACTAATGGAGGTTTCGCGGGTGGAGGGGATCAAGGAAATGGCCAACAAAGCTGAGCTGAAGGCGCTGCAGACGAGCATCAATCCCCATTTTCTGTTCAATGCGCTGAATGCCATTATCTCTTCGATCCGGATCGATCCGGACAAGGCGCGCGAGCTGATCGTCAACCTGTCGGGGTATATGAGATATAATCTGGAGCTGACCGATGAGTCTATAGATATCCGGTACGAGCTGCAGCAGGTTCAGCATTATGTGGAGATTGAGAAGGCCCGCTTCGGCAGCCGCCTGACCGTTCTGTATGATATTGATGAGGTGGCGGTGCGTATTCCAAGCCTGATTATTCAGCCGCTGGTGGAGAACGCGATTGTCCACGGGATTTTGAAGGAGAAGGGCAATGGCACTGTAGAAATTTCAGTCAAAGACCACGGGGACAGCGTAAGGGTGAGAATTGCCGACACCGGAGCGGGAATTAGTGAAGAGACGATTGCCAAGGTCTACAGCGGCAGCATGGAAGGTAACAAAATCGGGCTGTACAACGTGCACCAGCGGGTGAAGCTGATCTATGGCACGGGTCTGACGATCCACCGGCTTGCCAAGGGGACGGAAATTTACTTTGATGTGACAAAGGAGCAGCGATGA
- a CDS encoding GGDEF domain-containing protein, translating to MVLFVYLASQLFVSLSMWGHRPELSGGQYIINHILIPDSILLVLLLILEVVHKWKPLMSEFSIIVASHLYGILMIMNLSTEYHVKPLIMLLPLLVSMIYLKDNYLKASSAICLLYIIMLFLNTATYDYTLRIQNIIIALIFAGTSLAGFGVIARGRDLMRSLENSVKSEQDLRIQNIIMDRLSKIDPLTDLYNHKTFHEYLGWLIEHQQNNPFPMQLAVVDIDNFKKVNDLYGHWVGDIVLKQVAAVMLKNIGSDDFAARYGGEEFVIILTAKPLEDSERIMDRILTGIAGLPISEMENKSVTVSIGMHDYNGADSKSSTFQQADDALYEAKKTGKNKIVIF from the coding sequence ATGGTACTGTTTGTTTATCTGGCAAGCCAATTATTTGTTTCCTTATCCATGTGGGGCCACCGGCCCGAGCTTTCCGGCGGGCAATACATCATTAACCACATCCTGATTCCCGATTCTATCCTGCTCGTCTTGCTTCTGATTCTGGAAGTTGTACATAAATGGAAACCGCTGATGTCCGAATTCTCAATTATTGTTGCAAGCCACCTGTACGGCATTCTGATGATTATGAATCTTAGCACGGAGTATCATGTGAAGCCGCTGATTATGCTGCTTCCGCTACTGGTATCGATGATCTATCTGAAGGACAATTACCTGAAAGCTTCTTCTGCTATTTGTCTGCTCTATATCATTATGCTGTTCCTTAATACGGCCACTTATGATTACACGCTGCGCATCCAGAACATCATTATAGCCCTGATCTTCGCAGGAACTTCCCTGGCCGGGTTCGGTGTCATTGCGCGGGGCCGGGATCTGATGCGGTCGCTGGAGAATTCGGTGAAATCGGAGCAGGACCTGCGCATCCAGAATATTATTATGGACAGGCTGTCCAAGATTGACCCCTTGACCGATTTGTACAATCACAAGACCTTTCATGAATACCTGGGCTGGCTGATTGAGCATCAGCAGAACAATCCTTTTCCCATGCAGCTGGCTGTTGTGGATATCGACAATTTCAAGAAAGTTAATGACTTGTACGGACACTGGGTTGGCGACATTGTACTGAAGCAGGTGGCTGCCGTAATGCTAAAGAATATCGGATCGGATGACTTCGCAGCCCGTTACGGCGGTGAAGAATTCGTAATCATTCTGACTGCCAAGCCGCTGGAGGATTCTGAGCGGATTATGGACAGGATCCTAACCGGAATTGCCGGCCTGCCCATCAGCGAAATGGAGAATAAATCGGTTACCGTCAGCATCGGAATGCATGATTATAATGGAGCGGATTCGAAGAGTTCCACTTTTCAGCAGGCGGACGATGCCCTGTATGAAGCCAAAAAAACAGGCAAGAACAAAATTGTTATCTTCTAG
- a CDS encoding nucleotidyltransferase family protein, which produces MILTSEADILRLVKEDAWMMDILKTAGTLHLPDWWVCAGFVRSKIWDVQHGFTERTPLADIDVIYYDPGDLREEAEKSWEAQLKKRHPGIPWSVKNQARMHTVNNLPPYHSSTDGMSKFPETATALGLTLSGDGQLILAAPHGITDVIHLALRPSPYFAARPHLLPVYEKRIAGKNWQSIWSGLRSLPADAT; this is translated from the coding sequence ATGATACTAACCAGTGAAGCAGACATTCTCCGGCTGGTGAAGGAAGATGCCTGGATGATGGATATTCTGAAGACCGCCGGAACGTTGCATTTGCCGGACTGGTGGGTCTGCGCCGGATTTGTGCGTTCAAAGATCTGGGATGTGCAGCATGGGTTTACGGAGAGAACACCGCTCGCGGATATTGATGTCATCTACTATGACCCCGGCGACCTGCGGGAGGAAGCGGAGAAATCATGGGAAGCACAGCTGAAGAAACGGCATCCCGGTATCCCCTGGTCGGTCAAGAACCAGGCCAGAATGCATACCGTCAATAACCTGCCGCCTTATCACTCCTCCACAGACGGCATGTCCAAATTCCCTGAGACAGCGACGGCACTCGGGCTCACCCTGAGCGGGGACGGGCAGCTGATCCTGGCCGCACCTCATGGAATTACGGATGTCATTCATCTGGCATTGCGGCCTTCGCCTTACTTCGCAGCCCGTCCGCATCTGCTGCCTGTCTATGAGAAGCGCATTGCCGGGAAGAACTGGCAGAGCATCTGGAGCGGGCTGCGCAGCCTCCCGGCTGACGCCACCTAA
- a CDS encoding LytR/AlgR family response regulator transcription factor yields MRAIIVEDEVLARQELVFLIKAHSSFEIAAEFEDGLDALKYLQTDEVDVIFLDINIPSVDGVLLAHNISRFAVKPYIVFITAYKEHAAEAFEIEAFDYILKPYSETRIKAMLQKLEGAIAAGSRKSEEPVKLSSSKVNLWKNEKIIVVDADEIYYASAQEKTTSVITKDEEYSMALSISEFHSRLPQDRFFRCHRSYLVNLSKIKEIIPWFNNTYLLRLRDLDFEVPVSRGKVKEFRQIMRL; encoded by the coding sequence ATGAGAGCAATAATTGTTGAGGATGAAGTGCTGGCGAGGCAGGAGCTTGTTTTTCTGATAAAGGCACACAGCAGTTTCGAGATTGCCGCCGAATTCGAAGACGGGCTGGACGCGCTGAAGTATCTGCAGACGGATGAGGTCGATGTGATTTTTCTGGATATTAATATCCCTTCGGTTGACGGCGTGCTGCTGGCCCATAATATTAGCCGTTTCGCGGTCAAGCCCTATATTGTGTTCATCACGGCCTATAAGGAGCATGCCGCCGAGGCGTTCGAGATCGAAGCGTTCGACTATATCCTGAAGCCTTACAGCGAGACGCGGATCAAAGCGATGCTGCAGAAGCTGGAGGGTGCCATTGCGGCCGGGAGCCGCAAGAGTGAAGAGCCGGTCAAGCTCAGCAGCAGTAAGGTCAATCTGTGGAAAAATGAAAAGATCATCGTCGTCGATGCCGACGAGATCTACTATGCTTCGGCGCAGGAGAAGACAACGAGCGTCATTACCAAAGATGAGGAGTACAGCATGGCCTTGAGCATCAGCGAATTTCACAGCCGCCTGCCGCAGGACCGGTTCTTCCGCTGTCACCGTTCCTATCTCGTCAATCTGTCCAAGATTAAGGAGATCATCCCCTGGTTCAACAATACCTATCTGCTCCGGCTGCGCGATTTGGACTTCGAGGTGCCGGTCAGCCGCGGCAAGGTGAAGGAATTCAGGCAGATCATGCGCCTCTAG
- a CDS encoding NAD(P)/FAD-dependent oxidoreductase, with amino-acid sequence MSKYDVIVVGAGPAGIFACYELTLKAPELKVLLVDKGHDIYRRNCPILEEKIKLCPPASGRKEFAGCLPACSITAGFGGAGAYSDGKFNITTEFGGWMTDYLPPSRVMELIEYVDGINLEHGATPVITDPTTESIRGIEQRGYAAGLKLLRAQVRHLGTEQNLEILKSIYEYLRTRIDMLYKTEVEDIVTVKENDVHRITGITLKNGESHEADQVMIAPGRDGSAWLTAVLKKRRLKMYNNQVDVGVRVETSDVVMREINEHLYEGKFIFNTSVGTRVRTFCSNPSGHVVVENHSGVMAANGHSYKDPALGSKNTNFALLVSHTFTEPFDKPNEYAREICKRANDLSSGGVIVQKYGDILRGRRSTETRIKEGFLEPTLKEAVPGDLGLVLPYITMKSLIEMVEALEKVTPGIASEHTLFYGVEAKFYSARPKLTEQFETEISGLYCGGDGAGITRGLAQAGAAGVWIARAMLAKNKQEGNVQPAVL; translated from the coding sequence ATGAGTAAATATGATGTGATTGTTGTTGGAGCCGGTCCGGCCGGAATATTCGCCTGCTATGAATTGACACTTAAAGCGCCTGAGCTGAAGGTCCTGCTGGTAGACAAGGGACATGATATTTACCGCCGCAATTGCCCGATTCTGGAGGAGAAAATCAAGCTATGCCCGCCGGCTTCGGGCCGCAAGGAATTCGCCGGATGTCTGCCGGCCTGTTCGATTACTGCAGGTTTTGGCGGTGCAGGTGCGTATAGTGACGGCAAATTCAACATCACGACCGAATTCGGCGGCTGGATGACTGATTATCTGCCTCCTTCCAGGGTGATGGAGCTGATTGAGTATGTGGACGGCATTAACCTGGAGCATGGGGCAACACCGGTAATTACCGATCCGACAACCGAGAGCATCCGCGGGATTGAGCAGCGGGGATATGCGGCAGGGCTTAAGCTGCTGCGGGCGCAGGTCCGCCACCTGGGAACAGAACAGAACCTGGAAATCCTGAAATCCATATATGAATATTTGCGGACACGCATTGATATGCTGTACAAGACTGAGGTAGAGGATATTGTTACCGTTAAGGAGAACGATGTTCACCGGATTACGGGCATCACTCTCAAGAATGGTGAGAGCCACGAGGCGGATCAGGTGATGATTGCGCCCGGACGTGACGGATCTGCCTGGCTGACCGCGGTGCTGAAGAAACGCCGGCTCAAAATGTATAATAACCAGGTCGATGTTGGGGTGCGCGTAGAAACCTCTGATGTAGTCATGCGGGAGATTAACGAACATCTCTATGAGGGGAAATTCATCTTCAATACTTCCGTGGGTACACGGGTCCGCACCTTCTGCAGTAATCCGTCTGGACATGTTGTTGTGGAGAATCACAGCGGAGTTATGGCGGCGAATGGACACTCCTACAAGGACCCGGCACTAGGCTCAAAGAACACCAACTTTGCGCTGCTGGTCTCCCATACCTTCACCGAGCCGTTCGATAAGCCAAACGAATACGCCCGGGAAATCTGTAAGCGGGCTAACGATTTGTCCAGCGGCGGAGTTATCGTGCAGAAATATGGCGATATCCTGCGCGGCCGCCGCTCCACGGAGACACGGATCAAGGAAGGGTTCCTGGAGCCTACGCTGAAGGAAGCGGTGCCTGGCGATCTGGGATTGGTCCTGCCGTACATCACGATGAAGAGCCTGATTGAAATGGTCGAGGCGCTGGAGAAGGTAACACCGGGTATTGCCTCCGAACATACGCTGTTCTACGGAGTTGAAGCGAAGTTCTATTCTGCCCGTCCTAAGCTGACAGAGCAATTCGAGACCGAAATCTCCGGGCTCTACTGCGGCGGCGACGGTGCAGGGATTACCCGGGGGCTTGCGCAGGCCGGAGCGGCCGGAGTGTGGATTGCCCGGGCGATGCTGGCCAAGAACAAACAAGAGGGCAACGTACAACCGGCAGTTCTATAG